The DNA region ATAGagagaacaaaagcaacatATCTGAGTCACCACTAAGTCTTCCTCTGAGACAAAGCATCGTTGTCACTTCAGTTCCTGACATATGATTTTAAGGATTATTTATTGTTGCTCACAGTGAAGGTCACAGCCTGTTTAAAAAGCCACCCATGCAAAACTGCTCCAGAGTAGGTGTTAGGTAAGGGACTAAGGATGAATATGTAGTCATTGCATACAAGTCCAATGGAATTTATATTTGATGGTTGTAATGAGGCTTAACTTGTGAGGCTGGTCTGATCCCTCTTACAGAGTACCAAATCTCATAGGTTTTATAACACACTgtgtttcttctcctcctcttggGACTCCTATTTCCAAGTTTCTTCTTCCCATGAGATGTTAAATCTCCaagttgtttgggtttggtttttttccaccctCAGGCATGTGAACTTGCATTATTCTAAGATGAAGCTTCTTTTATTATATCCTACCTGTACTTTCTTTAACTTTTACCCCCACATCCCAGTTGGTTTGTGGGTCATTTTTTGGTGCCTGTAAAGAAAATTTGATTTcctctaaattattttcactccctcatccagatcatcatTTTAAGGTCTTAGTCAGAAGCTGCATTAGCATCTCATCAAGACATCTCCTCCCACAGTTAGCATTAGTTCCTTACTTCTACTTAGTATTTGTTTCCAGTATACCAGATCCTATGCTCAGCCAATTTAAATGAACTTTCTTTACAAAGATATCACAAAGAAATATGCTAAATCCTTCCAAGTCAGCCCATCtagcattttccttttatttgctCACTTCATAATGCAActtataaacaaataaaaatgatagTGCCACAATTTTAGCTGTTCCCAGTTTCCTCTTATTTGCTTTGCATCTGTTTCACTGTTTTATTCGTTTCAGCAGACCATACTTCTTTCTATTTTGGACTTAACACACCAGTTGTAGTTTatccagctccttctgcttctgACTACCACTGAGAAGTACACTCTGATAACTGAGACAAAAGCCAAAAATTTCTTATACTGTTGAGCCAGGGTGACCTCCAGCCAGTGCCTTCACCTCTGGTTTCATTTGCCCTGTACAGTTAGAGTGAAGAAACAGCCAGCTAATAGCAGGTCATTAGCACTTCATTGCTTTCTGACAGACCCCTGCCGGCCTGCTCAACTCTAAACTCTGCCTtgagaggcagagctgcaaacCATTGACTGCTACAGGAACCTCTCCAACATCGCcagtgctttatttttactAACAGCCACACTCACCCCAGTACACTAgcttccccttccccaaaaATCGTTCAGGACTTGGTGTTCTCTACAGGAGCTCGATTTTATTACCTTCAGATAAAGGAGTACTTACTACCAGCTCTGCACAGATTATTCCTTACAGCACATGAGCTTGCCTAGGAGCAGGCCTTATGCCTGCAGGTTCCTATTTTCCACAACAACTGGTTTTGCTATGACAAAACCACTCATCTCTCCCCACAGATTTGCTTGGAAGCTACCAAAGCCCTGACCTAGGCAAGCCCCCAACAACAATCCTCACACCCAGCTGACCTCACAGTGCGTTTTATTTTGGCAATTATTCCCAGTAGCACCTGATCTCTCGCTGATTCCAGTTCAGCTGGAGGCTGGAGAAAAGCCCAGCTCTCTTAAGTGTTATCCACCCTGTGACTGTTTTGCAGAGATTTGTAGCCCCTGATGGTCACTTTCTCTTCAACTCCCTTCTCCAAAGGTGGGCTCTACAAGGATGTTGAGTTGCTCATTGCACAGTGGTCATCAAAAGAGAACTGCTTCTCCACCCTCAGTGACTCCCATATTTCTGATTGGGCATTCTTTAAAGTGGGACAGCAGATGGTGAAGGCTCTGGGAAGTGGGGCTGTGCCCGGTGATGTGACTGGTAGAGGAGGGGAATGATTGCCTGAAGCAATGCCCAGCCCTCCTCGGAAGGGGAAGAGGTCctggaacagcacagcaaaatgggcaaggaaaaaggcagagaagtCCCTGGTGGGCTGGAAAGCAAGAATTAGGCCTGTTGGATTTGAGTCAGGGGCAGAAAAAATTCCCAGACAAATGGGCTGGAGAAGGCATGACTGAAACAGGTCcctgagagcagagagagagatacCTGGAGGATGCCCCATGCTGAAGCTCTGAGTGAGGTAGTTACATAAGGAAGGAAGGGAGTCCTCACCTACCGTGCTACGTGATCagattatcttttttttttttaatccagtttatatttttgtttattttccttcatatattttctttctaacagAATCCAGTGTGAAAGACATAGTAGTGCTGCAATCCACTCTGGGTAGGCtaccttctcttttccttttgagtTTATGACTTTATGGGAGGGATTTTCACAGGGGAGAAAAAGCTTGTTGGTCTCCTGGAGTTGTAAATCCTGGGAAGGGGAGAGTAGGAGCAAGGGAGCACCGGTGCTGCTGCTTGGCCAGATCCAAATTACATGACTGCTATGTACTGGATGGCTCTGGGCAGAGATGCCAGCTGCCAGGGGCAATGCAGCCACCTCAGACTTGTCCTGGTCCTAATGAGAACTGTGAAATAGCTGGGTATACTGGTACCACAGTGCTGATTCCAGGCCCCATTAAATGCTGCTGACTGGGGTGGGGTTTCCTGCGTGGCTCTGCACTGGATGTGCCTCATTTAGGAGTCTGTTGTCTTTGAAGATGCTTTTAGTAATTTCAGGCAGTGTTGTAAGTTCTCTGTCTGGCAGCTTGCATTAGATATGCTATTAGAAGCTCACCTTTAAGCTGATATTTACTCAAAAATCCTGGTGTGAAGGTCTTCTGAAAGCTGGAATTCAGATGAGGGAGATCTAAAGCTAGGAAGAATATGGGgctgagaagagaaagaggtgAGAAAGTAAATAAATCCAGTAAAAGatagctgtgctgtgctgataTTTAAAGCCTGAGGTAGTATTAGGTAAACTAAGGAAGAGGGGACAGTTCTTAGAGAAACTGGGGCAATGGTAGAAAAGGATCAGTGCCACCACAATGTACGTAAAAGTAAACCGAGATCATTGGGATGAGTCAGCCTAACCCTAAAAAGGGGCTTACAATGATACACCAGGTGACAATCCTATATCTTAATATCTCTTACAACCACATCTCTTTCAGGTTGCTACAGGTACAGCTATGTCCAGGAGGATGATGTCCTAAGGCTGGAAGGCCCTGACTACCTGGCCTCCAGTTGTCTTTGGCACCTCCATGGCCTCAAGGGCTACATGATCAAGCTACGCCTGGAGTGGACTCTGCCTGACTGCAGGGACCGCCTGGCAATGTACAACGCAGCTGGGCCCCTGGAGAAACACCTCATCACCTCGTAGGTAGctcctgagcagggacagcacgATGGGGAAGACAGGCAGGATGGCACGACACACCACAGGAGGGGAAGGTGTCAGACTACATCAGAGGAGGTTCTCTTTGATGTACAGCCTGCCTGTTGCTGATCAGCTGAAGTTACTGATGTGGGATATGTCTCACAGCAccgtgctgcaggagctgtcacTGTTGGCCCTTTGTTTGCCTTACAACTGCTATGTGTGGATTACACAGATATCCAGTGCCTCTCTTTCTcattcttctctttcatttgtttattgCTCGCTTCACTCTCATCCTTTTATCTCTTTCCCCTGAGGATCTACGGCTGCAGCCGGCAGGAGCCCATCGTCGAAGTCCTTTCATCTGGCCCTGTCATGTCCATTGTGTGGAAGAAAGCCATGTACAGCTACTATGACCCCTTCATCCTCTCAGCACAAGTGGTGCCCCTCGAAGGTGAGGAAAGCTGGAGGAGAGTGGCTATAGTTACAGGGAGAAGATTGGTTTTCTCCTGCAGTATCACAGCTCCTAGTGGTCCTACATCCCTGTTGGGGGCAGAATTAATTCTGGATTGCAGGGATAGTCAGTAAAAGGCAGGTTGCATGGCCTTCCCGGGCTAAGGCTGAGCTGACAGAGACCAGGGCTTTGAATGTCTGTATTTACAGCTTGTGAAGTGAACATAACTCTGCaggagagcctggagctgcaggggaagaTCGGCACCCCACACTACCCCAGCTACTACTCGCCCAACACGCAATGCACCTGGCACATGACGGTAAGAGCCAGCTCCCACAAGAGCATGTACCCTGTCCCCAAAACGCGCACAGCACTCTGCACATTGTGGGGGTACAGCCAGGGCTCTCAGTCAGATTATCATGAGAAGCAAGAAGAGGGTGACAGCCTGCCCAGCCTCCACATAAGGTGTGTTTCTGAAGGGGAAGAAGTCTAATCTTGCATaccagcacagaaatgctgtaGCTGAGGAGGAATCTGAAATTTGATCTCCGGAGGAGTTCTTCAAAACAGAATCAGATTGATAGGAATTGATAAGAATTGCCAGGCTttggcaccagcagcagagccacccTGGGCTGTGGCATGGCTCCAGTTTAGAGGGTGCTTTTTTCTGACCTGCAGTGTGGTCAGAGACATCTGGCCTTCACATTTGCTCTCGTGTTTCTGACTTATGGAGTGTGCTGTAACACTCCTAGGAGCCAtgtgccctctgctctgcaccccCTTGTCTGCAGGTCCCATCCCTTGACTATGGAGTCACACTCTGGTTCGACGCCTATGCACTCAGCAGACAGAAGCATGACCTGCCCTGTACCCAAGGCCAGTGGATCATTCAGAACAGAAGGTGTGTGGTGGGGTCCTGGTTATTGTCTCTCACTTCCCACCTTGGATAAAGCTGGGATTAAGGCTCTGCAGGTTCCCTGCTCATTTCAGACACCATATGTGAGGAAGAAGAGCCATACACCGAGCTCTTCAGTGACCACTCTTCGTGCTGGTGcctcctgcttttctgctcaTCTTGTTCACTTTCTCCCCAGTGAACACATTTCTCACAGATTCGTGTTGAGCTACCAACCTGCTTTCTCTGTCTTGCTGTTTGCATCAGGTTTCTTAGTTTTCTCCTGTGTGTGTAACCTTGGTGTCCTCCCACACCTCCTGTGTTTGCAAATCTGCCTGTCACCACCTCTGCAATATTATCTGTGTTGCCATTGCCTTGCAGCCACCTCCGTACAGATCTTCCCCTTAGCTCCATATCCTCCTGCTTTGACTGCAGCCATTTCCCCTGCAGGACTTCCCACAAACAGCATCTGTACATAGCTGGGGCTACTGCTCACCACTGCTCACAACATCTGTTGTGTTCCCATCTCCTCAAAGCAGGCTCTGAGACAGATGGACCTATAGCTTTTGGTTTTCGTCCCATTTATTGCAAAATTGCCTGTTTCCCTCCAAAACCTCCCCCGACCCACCTCATTAGTGCCTTCTCCATGGTTCCTGTAGAGGTAACTTGTCTTCCTAGGAAAGATATGATCCAGAATTTATATTACCCTGGCTTAGGATTTCcactttttctctcccttccttcctctcttaaACTGTCAGTGCCATAGTTTCTACAACATGGCTTCTTTGGGAAGATGACAAAGGAGAACCTTCTTACACCATAAGAACTGAACTGCTTTGCATGGCCTGATCTCAGTGCTTGCCAGAAAGCAGGAAATGTCCAAAGATAGGGTCCCTCTGGAGTCTGGATCTCATGCATACTGAAGGCTTTTTGTATTCCTGGTTTGCCTGCAGCACCCGGTCTGTGTGacccccttcccaccccagccccaccaaGCCCCCTTGCAGGGCTTTGTCTCCTGCCTCCCTGTCCAATCCACCTCGCCTGTGTTTGCCCCTCAGGTTGTGCGGCCTGCGGACCCTGCAAGCCTACGCTGAGAGGATCCCAGTCACATCTTCTGCTGACATCACCATCACCTTCACCTCGCAGATCTCCTTAACCGGCCCTGGCGTACAGGCAGCTTACAGCCTGTACAAGCAATCTGACCGTAAGCTTGggctcttccctgctcctttgtTGGGGGACCAGCAGCCCCTCTGCATTTGGCTTGTGCCAGGAGAAATACGAGGCACAGCCTGGGAGCCCTAGGTGCCATCCACCCTTCAGGAAGATGCTCACAAATCAGTGGTGCACCAGTGATGCCCCCAAAAGAAGAGGCAATTATGTGCAAAGCTGTTTCTGCCCATGTGGCTCTGCCTCTTGTGGCCAGATCATCCATGCAACAAAACCCAAGGTCACAAAATTGCCGAAAATCTTACCCTCATGTCAAAATCACAGACGGGCCTTGGGAATTCAATGAGAAAGCACCTCTGCTTGAAGCAACATTTGTTTTGATTGCAAGCTCTCTTAGAGAGTGCTGTTTCCTGCTCACCTTGGAATCCGTGCAAACAAGAGATAAATAAAACCgcacacaaatacacacatatGCAAATTCCGCCCACAGTCTGTCTTTCCAAGGTTTCACCATCTCCCTCCTAAAGGGTGCCAGTAATGCACACCAGTCCCTGAATATGTGCACCTGTCAACGTGTCTAACAACAACCCCTTCAAGGTCCCACATAAGTTTTGATAACAACTCCAAAGAGCCTGTTTCAGCTTTCCCGTGGCATTCGGGAGACATGAAACAGCAGTGATCCCGACGTATGGTGTGCCAGAGAGGTGGTTGTCCTGCATATTGCCCATTGGTACAATGCAAAACAGCGAAAGCCCTCTTTCCCCTGGTGCATATCCTGGCTCCATATGTCCCTGTTAAGAGCAAATGACATGGCAGATTTTGGGGAGTGCAGTACACTGCAGCATCACTCGTGTGGTCAGGAGGGTGTGCAGTTCCACCATTTCAAGCCATggtgctctgctgccaggaggtTTCCAGTCACTGGGGACTAATTACTCTCTTTCGGTTTCACAGCCTGTCCTGGGGAGTTTCTGTGTTTGGTGAACGGTTTGTGTGTTCCAGCCTGTGATGGGATCAAAGATTGCCCCAATGGGCTGGATGAGAGAAACTGTGGTGAGTGATTTCTTCTCCCCGCTGGTTCCTGGTCTCAGCAAGACACAGCCCCTTGCTCCTCCGAAAGCAGGGAGAGATGGGGAGGATTTGGGTGACCAAGGCACAGCCTTGTACCTCAACTTCAGGAACTTAAACCTCTGTGCCCTTAGAAGTCTCATCCCACTGCTGTGTGGCTTTAGCCTGCTCTGGAAAGAGCAGTAATGCTTCTGGCTCCTCTCACAGTACAGCCTTCCCGGGAGAGTCCCCTAGTAGCAAGAGCACCAAGAGTTCCAGGCAGCCTGAAAGAAGTCCCCTACCCAAGCTGTCCCCCACCTTGTTCTGATTTCCTCCCACCAAGGGTCTTGAACCAACCTCAGCCCTGGCCTACAGCCCCCTCTGCTGTCACACCCCTCAGCGTCCCGCTCCCTGCTCTCACTTCCCCAAGCCCAcctgctgcccttctctctcctctttccccCCAGGCCATTTGTGACACTTCATCTGTACAGATCCTCACTCATATATTTTGCCCCAGTATGGGAGCATCAAAGTCCTTGATCAGCCTCAATCGGTTCTTCATGCCAAAAGCATTTAGTGCTGATTCAGGCTCCACTCTTAGCATCTCAGAACTCCTGCGGAGCCCCATTCTCATAGGAACAGCAATTCAGGCTTAGACACGACACCTAATTCATTATTTCTCTCACCTCTGGTGTGATGGGGGGCTCATCATATTGCTGCCACCACTAACTTTTCATTAGTTGTTtcctacagattttttttttttcacagataaaGAGCCCTGAACCACTGGAGAGAGTGGCCAGTTTTGAAAGATTCAGAGGAAGGTGTAGGAAAAGTCTAAAGTCAAAGGAAGGAGAAATCTTTCTAAGGAAGCCTTAATTCTGTGCTAGAAATGTGAGAGTTCACATAAGATTGCCGAAGCTGGGTTTTATATTGTCTGCAGTGTTGCTGACAATGTGCTCTGTCCCATCATCCAGCTGTCTGACATCAGGGTTTGCATGCTTCCCTCCTGTAGACATGGATACATTTGCATCCTTATGAATATGTAATCTTTTCTTGAATCCCAGTATCTCCTTGGCCCCAGGGATATCATGTCATTCAGTTTCACAGGTTGGCACACACCAAGACTGACAGAAAGCCCACACTTTCTCAGTGTTTTCCAACATTACtttgtatttgaaaaagaaaatagaaacattattatttccttcctttcttatACTCTTGCCACTAGTGCATCTCTGATTATTCACTCTATATTGGTATGGAACAATCCCTGTCTTTAAAATCAAAGCTCAAGTTGCCTCAGACCTTCATGTGCCTTTAGTCATCTAGAAGTTTCATgctattaatgaaaaaattatagTAATTGCAGTAAGAAAATGGTACACACAAACAGAACAAGTTCCTGCTATGGAAATCTGAGAAGAGAAGTCAACTCTAAGTGGGCAGGCAGCTTAGACCCATCTCCATCCTCCAGTGTCCATCAGAACTCATGGACATTGCAGAATCCTTTGTTGTTCAGGACTCAGCTGCAAGGGGAGGTGCTGGTCTGTGTGAAACAGTACCCATGAGCTGGGGCTGACAGCGAGGCAGGAGGAACAGTGACCTCACCAGACAGGACACAGTCCTACAAAACCCTAACAAGGCAAGCAGACCAGGACTGGTGGTGGTAACTGAAGAGTCCATGGACCTCAAACAAGTACGTAGTGCTGAGGTGGGTCTGAGGCCAAGACAAGAAAAGTTAAGTCAGCAACAGCAAAGTGTAAGACAGGGTGCACACATACCTACAACGCAGATCAGGCAAAAGCTACACAGCTGCACTATACCAGAGCTGGTCTTAAGCACAGCTAATGAGGTGGGGGAAGAGGCTGTAGAGACTGCAGGACTTATGACCTCACACCTTGTCTTTGCCTGATCTCATGTGCCTCCTCCTGTGCAGTGTGCCCTGCAAAGTTCCAGTGCCGTGAGGACAGCACTTGCATCGAGTTCAGCAGGGTCTGCAATCAGCAGCTGGACTGTGTCAACGGGAGTGATGAGGAGCACTGCAGTGGAGGTAgggaggggacagtgctgggatgaCAAATGCCCACCCCTGTGTTTGAACCAAGGCTGTCTATAGAGTACCTCCCACATGTGACATAAGGACACCATCTGGGAGTTAGCTCGCCCAGCCTCCTCACAATATTTGTGAGCTGTTTGTTTGTTCAGGAAATTCCCTGTCATCATTTATGGAGTTCCCCCAAGCTCTCTGCTGCCCTTTCTCCTCATTTAAAGGACTTCAGGCTGCATCTACAACCAGCTGCCTTCTCTTAGTCTTGGCTTCCTTTTTGCAGGGGTCCCATGCGGTCCTTTCACCTACCGTTGTGAAGATGGGACCTGTGTGAAGAAACCCAACCCCCTGTGTGATACCACTGCAGATTGCAAGGACCTGTCTGATGAGAATCACTGTGGTGAGGAAATGATCAGCCGCATGTCAGCCAGGCAGGTTCAGGATGACATGTAGCTGCAAGTTGCCCCATTTTCTCCCACGACCCTGAAGAAGCATCCACGGTCCCTTGTTCCACCACCTTCTCCCCACCTCAGTCCCACAGTACCAGTGCTCCTGCTCCACCCTGCAGTGTCAGGGACAGCAGCAACGAGCCAACTCTGCACTGAGTGTGAGCAAACTCTTGCTCTTCAgacagctgctccctgcctcctTCAGGCAGAGGCATCAGCCAGACAGACATGTCTCACAGGCCAGGTTCAACCCACAGGATACCTGTTTCACCACTGTGTTGGCTTTTATGCCATTGTATAAGGCTCCAGCCAGGAAAATCACCCATGTCTGCATGGCCAGTGGCAGGGAGAGAGTTAATGTTTTGATTTCCctacttgtttttttctggagccTCAGTAGGCAGTGAAGGGGAATGAGCAGGAGGGTCTCctgacagcacagccagcatgCTGCCCCAAAGGcatccccaggctgcagctggaggtgggGAATGCTGGGAGGGAGTGCTCACTTGACCTGTCCTGGGCAGTAAATAAAGTATGTGCTGTCCGGGTAGGACAAACAATTAGAGGTCAAACTCTTCAGTCAACTAAGTAGGAAAGGAAGGGCAGGCACAGTATATCAtgttcccttccttccctgaagTACCTGTTGTGTCTCCTCCTCAGACTGTGGGATGCAAGCCCCTCTCAGCAGGATTGTGGGTGGTATGAATTCTGTGGAAGGGGAATGGCCATGGCAGGCCAGCCTGCAAGTTCGGGGCCGCCACATTTGTGGGGGAACACTCATTGCTGACCGCTGGGTGGTCTCAGCAGCACACTGCTTCCAGGATGAGAGGTAAATGGAGAGGGGAGGTGCTGGATAGAAAGATTTGCATTGCTTTCCATGTCATGCATGATGGGAGGCTCTTCTGACTGATGAAAATGTCATGGGGCAGCTGCATCCCTCCTCTGGCACCTCAGCCATGCTTCTCCATGGCTTGGAACTGAAGAAAAGGGTATGGATATATGCAGTATTATCTGGTGGTATGTGCAGAAAAGGGGCAATGCTGGGATTCGCAGAGCAGCTTCGAGGGGCCAATCATAGCGGAAGATGCTGCACAGCTCCACCTTTGTTTTGGCTCTGTATTGTCCCCACACTGTCACAACGGTGGAGATGTCAGCATGTGCTAGGATGGGGATAGCATTACCTGCAAAGTGTGCCCTTTGGGTCCCAAGCTCCTCTGTTGCATCCTACAGGCTTGCCTCCCCCTCCATCTGGACCGTTTACTTGGGTAAATACTTGCAAAATGCCACTGGCCATACAGAGGTGTCCTTCAAGGTTATCCATCTCTTTCTCCACCCTTATTACGAGGAGGACAGCCACGATTATGATgtggccctgctccagctggatcaTCCTGTGATCATCTCGCCCTTAATCCAGCCCATCTGCTTGCCTGCTCCTTCTCACATCTTTGAGCCTGGCCTTCTTTGCTGGATCACTGGCTGGGGAGCCCTCAAGGAAGGCGGTAGGTTCAAGGTCTCTTGGTGGCCtactgcagcagggctgaggcagaAACCTAGGTTCAGATGTGTCGTAGGCAGAACAGGCTTCTGTTCATCCCAAAACATTGTGCCTCCTTCACTCCTTCTGATTTTGGGTAATAGGTTGACCAAAGTTACCTGTTGAGTGCTCTGAAACCTCATG from Vidua chalybeata isolate OUT-0048 chromosome 5, bVidCha1 merged haplotype, whole genome shotgun sequence includes:
- the TMPRSS6 gene encoding transmembrane protease serine 6 isoform X1, giving the protein MEAEEQEEDSSSLSNDKSETNSRRCLRYVPLGIAFLVLAGAAAATWYFLDYRPWHLEPSILQFYCGSLQVLNRQYSPDLGQVESRAFWVESAKLQNMLKELILATELGRYYNSSTVYAFGEGALTFFFWFTLQIPESQQKEATAERVKTMLHQELSTSFNSSGSLSYQKEYRVNPDSLVLLESSVKDIVVLQSTLGCYRYSYVQEDDVLRLEGPDYLASSCLWHLHGLKGYMIKLRLEWTLPDCRDRLAMYNAAGPLEKHLITSIYGCSRQEPIVEVLSSGPVMSIVWKKAMYSYYDPFILSAQVVPLEACEVNITLQESLELQGKIGTPHYPSYYSPNTQCTWHMTVPSLDYGVTLWFDAYALSRQKHDLPCTQGQWIIQNRRLCGLRTLQAYAERIPVTSSADITITFTSQISLTGPGVQAAYSLYKQSDPCPGEFLCLVNGLCVPACDGIKDCPNGLDERNCVCPAKFQCREDSTCIEFSRVCNQQLDCVNGSDEEHCSGGVPCGPFTYRCEDGTCVKKPNPLCDTTADCKDLSDENHCDCGMQAPLSRIVGGMNSVEGEWPWQASLQVRGRHICGGTLIADRWVVSAAHCFQDERLASPSIWTVYLGKYLQNATGHTEVSFKVIHLFLHPYYEEDSHDYDVALLQLDHPVIISPLIQPICLPAPSHIFEPGLLCWITGWGALKEGGHISNVLQKVDVQLVQQNICSEAYHYMITPRMLCAGYYQGKKDACQGDSGGPLACKEPSGRWFLAGLVSWGMGCARANHYGVYTRITQVLGWMNQTMS
- the TMPRSS6 gene encoding transmembrane protease serine 6 isoform X2, yielding MEAEEQEEDSSSLSNDKSETNSRRCLRYVPLGIAFLVLAGAAAATWYFLDYRPWHLEPSILQFYCGSLQVLNRQYSPDLGQVESRAFWVESAKLQNMLKELILATELGRYYNSSTVYAFGEGALTFFFWFTLQIPESQQKEATAERVKTMLHQELSTSFNSSGSLSYQKEYRVNPDSLVLLESSVKDIVVLQSTLGCYRYSYVQEDDVLRLEGPDYLASSCLWHLHGLKGYMIKLRLEWTLPDCRDRLAMYNAAGPLEKHLITSIYGCSRQEPIVEVLSSGPVMSIVWKKAMYSYYDPFILSAQVVPLEACEVNITLQESLELQGKIGTPHYPSYYSPNTQCTWHMTVPSLDYGVTLWFDAYALSRQKHDLPCTQGQWIIQNRRLCGLRTLQAYAERIPVTSSADITITFTSQISLTGPGVQAAYSLYKQSDPCPGEFLCLVNGLCVPACDGIKDCPNGLDERNLCPAKFQCREDSTCIEFSRVCNQQLDCVNGSDEEHCSGGVPCGPFTYRCEDGTCVKKPNPLCDTTADCKDLSDENHCDCGMQAPLSRIVGGMNSVEGEWPWQASLQVRGRHICGGTLIADRWVVSAAHCFQDERLASPSIWTVYLGKYLQNATGHTEVSFKVIHLFLHPYYEEDSHDYDVALLQLDHPVIISPLIQPICLPAPSHIFEPGLLCWITGWGALKEGGHISNVLQKVDVQLVQQNICSEAYHYMITPRMLCAGYYQGKKDACQGDSGGPLACKEPSGRWFLAGLVSWGMGCARANHYGVYTRITQVLGWMNQTMS
- the TMPRSS6 gene encoding transmembrane protease serine 6 isoform X3, whose product is MLHQELSTSFNSSGSLSYQKEYRVNPDSLVLLESSVKDIVVLQSTLGCYRYSYVQEDDVLRLEGPDYLASSCLWHLHGLKGYMIKLRLEWTLPDCRDRLAMYNAAGPLEKHLITSIYGCSRQEPIVEVLSSGPVMSIVWKKAMYSYYDPFILSAQVVPLEACEVNITLQESLELQGKIGTPHYPSYYSPNTQCTWHMTVPSLDYGVTLWFDAYALSRQKHDLPCTQGQWIIQNRRLCGLRTLQAYAERIPVTSSADITITFTSQISLTGPGVQAAYSLYKQSDPCPGEFLCLVNGLCVPACDGIKDCPNGLDERNCVCPAKFQCREDSTCIEFSRVCNQQLDCVNGSDEEHCSGGVPCGPFTYRCEDGTCVKKPNPLCDTTADCKDLSDENHCDCGMQAPLSRIVGGMNSVEGEWPWQASLQVRGRHICGGTLIADRWVVSAAHCFQDERLASPSIWTVYLGKYLQNATGHTEVSFKVIHLFLHPYYEEDSHDYDVALLQLDHPVIISPLIQPICLPAPSHIFEPGLLCWITGWGALKEGGHISNVLQKVDVQLVQQNICSEAYHYMITPRMLCAGYYQGKKDACQGDSGGPLACKEPSGRWFLAGLVSWGMGCARANHYGVYTRITQVLGWMNQTMS